The following is a genomic window from Candidatus Latescibacter sp..
AGGACATCTCCACGATCCTCGACACTGCGGCTTCTTTTCGAGAAGTCCTTGACCGGCCGATACGCATTGTGCCGACTCTCAAGGGAGTGGCGGTGCTGAACCTTTTCTATGAAGATTCCACGAGGACCCGGATATCTTTTGAGCTCGCTGAAAAACGTCTCAGCGCGGAAGTGATCTCCTTTACCAGGAGCGCATCGAGCGTTTCAAAGGGAGAGTCCCTCCGTGATACGGTGCGCAACATCGAAGCCATGAAAATCGATTTGATCGTAATCCGTCATAAATCTCCCGGCACACCGCGTTTTCTGGCCGATCACACCCATTGCAGGATCATCAATGCCGGGGACGGCGCTCATGAGCATCCCACCCAGGCCCTCCTCGACATGATGACTCTGCGCGAGCATTTTGGAAAACTTGAAGGTCTCAAGGTGCTCATCGTGGGTGACATTCTCCATTCCCGGGTCGCCCGCTCCGATATATGGGGATTGAAAACGATGGGCGCAGAAGTCGATGTGTGCGGGCCGGCCACTCTGATGCCCATGTACATGGAATCGTTCGGTGTAAAGGTTCATTATGATCTTGACAAGGTGATCGGTGATTATGATGTCGTGTACATGCTGCGCATCCAAAAAGAGCGTCAGACCGGCGGCTTGATACCCTCTTCACGTGAATACACAGCTCTTTTCGGGCTTACAAAGGAACGGGTGACCCGGATGAAACCCGGAGCGGTGGTCATGCATCCCGGCCCCATAAACCGCGGTGTGGAGCTTGATTATGATGTTGCGGATTCGGAGAGGAGTCTCATCCTCAACCAGGTAACCAATGGGGAGGCAATCAGAATGGCTGTGCTCTTTCTCCTCAGCGGAAGGGAGGAAGAATGAACCCGAAAGACCTTCTCATTCAGGGTGGAAGAGTGATCGATCCCGCGCAGAATATCGACGATGTAATGGATATCCTGTTAAGCTGCGGCCGTGTCGCGGCTCTGGGGAAAGAGCTCTTTCGGAGAAATGCGGAGACCTTCGATGCACACGGATTGATTGTTATGCCGGGTCTCATCGATCTCCATACCCATCTCCGTGAACCCGGCGCCGAAGAAGCGGAAACCATTGCCAGCGGCTGCGCGGCGGCTCTCTGGGGAGGATTTACCGCTGTCTGCCCAATGCCAAATACGGAGCCGCCTGCCGATGATTCCGGCAGGATACATTTCATTCTCGAGCGCGCCCGGGGGTGTGCAACAAGAGTATATCCGGTAGGCGCCATAACCCGCGGCCGCCGCGGCGAGGAACTGGCGGAGATGGGCGATATGGCGCGCGCCGGTGCTGTGGCGTTTTCCGATGACGGTAATTCTGTCGCCAATGCCCAAATCATGGTCAATGCTCTCCGGTATGCCCGGATGGTCGGGAAACCGCTGATCCTTCACGAAGAAGACCGCACCCTGTGCCTTGAGGGACAGATGAACGAGAGCGCTCTTTCCGAACAACTCGGCCTCAAGGGGATGCCGCGGACAGCCGAGGATATCATGGTGATGCGCGATATCGCTCTTGCCGAGTATACCGGAGCCCCCCTGCACATCACGCACATATCCACCCGCGGCGCAGTGGAGATCATCCGCGCCGCCAAAGCCCGGCATGTTAAAGTTACCTGCGATGTAACCCCGCACCACCTTACCCTGACTGAGGACCTGGTTGCCTCTTTCGATACCCGGTACAAGATAAACCCGCCTTTGCGCACCCGGGATGACATCGCAGCCCTTCGAACTGGTTTGGCGGAAGGCGTCATCGATGCCATTGCGACCGACCATGCGCCCCACTATCCCGAGAACAAGGAAGTCGAATTCACGTACGCCGCGTTCGGGGTGACCGGCCTGGAAACGGCGCTGGCTGTTATCGACCGTGAACTGGTACGCCCGGGATTTCTCACCTGGGGCGATGTGGCAAGGAAAATGTCTTTTTCCCCTTCCCGGATTCTGGGAGTGGAAGGGGGAAGCCTCGAAGTGGGAGCAATCGCCGATGTGACCCTGTACAATCCGGAAGCGCCCTGGAAAGTCGACCCGAAACACATGAAATCCAGGTCATCCAACACGGCGTTTTTCGATTGGGAGCTACCGGGGAGGGCGGCGGCAATCGTGGTCGGGGGAGCGCTGCATAAGAATCAGGAATGAAAAGGAAAGAATACAGGAGACAGAATCCCCCCGGCGCTTAGCGCCGACCCCCTTATCGAAGGGGGTAATATCCTGAAACTGTTTCATCGTTCCAGCGAAGCGGCAACAAGTTCAGGATGACACGTGTCATGCCGAACTTGTTTCGGCATCTATAAAATAAACCAGGTTCGTCTCAAGCTTTTTTTAGCTTACTGAGAAAATGCTGAAAACTCATCACACAATTATCAACGGCGATTCGAGAAAGATGGGCGAACTTCCGGATGAGAGCGTTCACCTGATTATCACCTCGCCTCCATACTGGCAGTTAAAGGATTATGGCTCCGGAAATCAGATCGGTTATCATGACAGCTATGAAAGTTATATCAATAACCTGAATCTGGTTTGGAATGAATGCCGCCGGGTGCTCCATAACGGATGCAGGCTCTGCATCAACATCGGCGACCAGTTCGCCCGATCCGTGTATTATGGGAGATACAAGGTTATTCCGATACGGACCGAGATTATAAAGTTTTGCGAGACCATCGGCTTTGATTACATGGGCGCGGTTATCTGGCAGAAAGTTACCACGACGAATACAACCGGCGGCGCAACCATCATGGGGTCGTTTCCCTATCCCCGCAATGGTATTTTGAAACTGGATTACGAATTCATCCTTATTTTCAAGAAGCCTGGGAGCCCTCCTCCGGTAGATCAACAGTTCAAAGAGCTATCAAAGATGACGAAAGAGGAATGGAATACCTTTTTCCAGGGACATTGGAATTTCAGCGGGGCCAGGCAGGACAACCATATCGCCATGTTTCCGGAAGAGCTGCCGCGCAGGTTAATAAAAATGTTTTCGTTTGTAGGGGATACCGTCCTTGATCCTTTTCTGGGAAGCGGAACGACCTCCCTTGCGGCAAAAAATTTGGACCGTAATTCGATGGGGTATGAAATCAACCCTGAATTCATGCCGGTCATACGGGAGAAGCTGGGTATTCATGACAACTCCCTGTTTGATTCGGCGTCTTTTACCTTTCTTGAGCAGAAGAAACCGGAAGTCGATTTTGATGATGAGATTCAGCGGCTGCCCTATATTTTCAGAGACCCCCATGCATTGGATAAAAAAGTTGATCCGAAAAAATTGGCGTTTGGGTCGAAAATAGACCAGAACGAAAACCCAAGAGAAGAGTATTTTACGGTAAAAGAAATACTCAGCCCGGAGCTTCTATTGTTAAGTAACGGGTTGACCGTACGGTTGATCGGCATAAAACAGGATGTTACCAAATACAATGAGGCAATTGAGTATCTTTCCCAAAAAACCAGGGGGCAGAAGGTATTTCTCCGGTTTGATGCACAAAAAAATGATGACAACAATAATCTTCTGGGTTATGTATACCTTAAAAACAAAACGTTTGTAAATGCTCACTTGATAAAAGAAGGACTCGTACAGGTTGACAGGGAAATGGAATATAAATATAAAAAAGCGTTCATAAACTACTCTTGTATCAGTGAGAGAGAATCATGTACGTTTTAAGCACAGCCTCATTTGTAATGCGGGGGAAACAGATGCCGAAACGGTTTCATCGTTCCCGCAAAGCGGCAACGGTTTCATCGTTCCCGCAAAGCGGCAACAAGTTCGGCATGACACGTGTCACCCTGAACTTGTTTCAGGGTCTATACCTCATACAGTATGTGAAGATACATAATAATCCATACCATAGAGAAAAGCCTTATGAAATCAAAAAAACGAGCCATGCTTGCCCTGGAAAACGGAAAGGTATTCCGGGGGTATAATTTCGGCGCCGAAGGCGAGAGCGCCGGTGAAGTCGTATTCAACACCGCGATGACCGGCTACCAGGAAGTGCTCACCGATCCCTCCTATCACCGTCAGATAGTCACCATGACCTATCCCCTTATCGGGAATTACGGGGTCAATCCGGAGGATTACGAGTCTAGCCATCCCTGGGTGGCCGGATTCATTGTAAAGGAATACTGTCCGTACCCCTCGAATTTCCGCATGAACGAAAGTCTGGGCGATTTCCTTGCCCGCTTCGGCATTATCGGCCTCGAAGGGATAGACACCCGCGAGCTGGTACGGATTATCCGGAATAAAGGGGCTATGCGAGGGATTCTCAGCACGGTCGATTTTGATCCGGAATCTCTTGTGGCCAAGGCAAAAGCCTCTCCGCTCATGGTGGGCGCAGACCTGGCGAAAGAAGTCACCTGTTCCGAGCCATATTATGTTCTGGAAACGGAAGAGAGTGCTGCCCGTCATGCCAAACTCAGGGATATTAAGGCATATCACGCGGATTTTGTGCGAGTTTCACAGGAAATGTTCGTGCGCTCCCGCCTTCCGCTGGTGATCGCCTTCGATTACGGAATAAAATACAATATCCTCCGGAAACTGGTCGGACGCGGGGTAAAGGTTATGGTGGTGCCTGCAGGTACTTCCGCCGCCGAAGTGCTGGCGCTTAACCCGGATGGCATCTTTCTCTCGAACGGCCCCGGGGATCCTGAGGCGGTATCCTATGCCATCGAGACCATTAAAATCCTGGCTGGGAAAAAACCACTTTTCGGCATCTGTCTGGGACACCAGCTTCTCGGGATTGCCCTGGGCGGGGAAACCTACAAGCTCAAATTCGGACATCGCGGAGAAAACCAGCCGGTGATGGACACCTCTACCGGCAAGGTGGAAATATCGAGTCAAAATCATGGTTTTTCCTTAACACCCGGCTCGATCCCCAGTGATGAAGCGGTGATCACCCATATGAACCTGAATGATGGTACGATAGAAGGATTATACGCCGATCATCGTGAAGCATTCAGCGTCCAATACCATCCGGAATCCTCACCCGGCCCGCATGATTCGGATTACCTTTTCGACCGGTTTATCGGGATGATAAAAAAAACCTCACCCGGCCTTCGGCCTCCCTCTCCTAAATAGGAGAGGGTAGAAACAAGGCGCGTAACGAGTTACCCCCTCTCCTGACTAGGAGAGGGGGCAGGGGGTGAGGTAAAGAAACACCAGAAAATAATGTAGAATTCCCTTTTTTTTCGGATCATCTTTTAAAAAAATATAAAAATCGCTTTATTTTGTAAAATTATCACTTGCATTTTCCGAAAGAACAGTTATTATTAGACTAAAATGTCTTTATTCCCTGAGAATCTAAAAAATAGCCCCTTTCTGACGGAGTGCTGCGTTATGGTACGTTTAGGTATTGGAGGAATGGCTGTACTGGTACTGGTTACGTTAGCCGGCAATCTGAGTGCGCAGAACATTTATGATCTCCGTAAATTGACCG
Proteins encoded in this region:
- a CDS encoding DNA methyltransferase; the encoded protein is MLKTHHTIINGDSRKMGELPDESVHLIITSPPYWQLKDYGSGNQIGYHDSYESYINNLNLVWNECRRVLHNGCRLCINIGDQFARSVYYGRYKVIPIRTEIIKFCETIGFDYMGAVIWQKVTTTNTTGGATIMGSFPYPRNGILKLDYEFILIFKKPGSPPPVDQQFKELSKMTKEEWNTFFQGHWNFSGARQDNHIAMFPEELPRRLIKMFSFVGDTVLDPFLGSGTTSLAAKNLDRNSMGYEINPEFMPVIREKLGIHDNSLFDSASFTFLEQKKPEVDFDDEIQRLPYIFRDPHALDKKVDPKKLAFGSKIDQNENPREEYFTVKEILSPELLLLSNGLTVRLIGIKQDVTKYNEAIEYLSQKTRGQKVFLRFDAQKNDDNNNLLGYVYLKNKTFVNAHLIKEGLVQVDREMEYKYKKAFINYSCISERESCTF
- a CDS encoding dihydroorotase, which translates into the protein MNPKDLLIQGGRVIDPAQNIDDVMDILLSCGRVAALGKELFRRNAETFDAHGLIVMPGLIDLHTHLREPGAEEAETIASGCAAALWGGFTAVCPMPNTEPPADDSGRIHFILERARGCATRVYPVGAITRGRRGEELAEMGDMARAGAVAFSDDGNSVANAQIMVNALRYARMVGKPLILHEEDRTLCLEGQMNESALSEQLGLKGMPRTAEDIMVMRDIALAEYTGAPLHITHISTRGAVEIIRAAKARHVKVTCDVTPHHLTLTEDLVASFDTRYKINPPLRTRDDIAALRTGLAEGVIDAIATDHAPHYPENKEVEFTYAAFGVTGLETALAVIDRELVRPGFLTWGDVARKMSFSPSRILGVEGGSLEVGAIADVTLYNPEAPWKVDPKHMKSRSSNTAFFDWELPGRAAAIVVGGALHKNQE
- a CDS encoding aspartate carbamoyltransferase catalytic subunit → MTFGLKHLFGLQAASKQDISTILDTAASFREVLDRPIRIVPTLKGVAVLNLFYEDSTRTRISFELAEKRLSAEVISFTRSASSVSKGESLRDTVRNIEAMKIDLIVIRHKSPGTPRFLADHTHCRIINAGDGAHEHPTQALLDMMTLREHFGKLEGLKVLIVGDILHSRVARSDIWGLKTMGAEVDVCGPATLMPMYMESFGVKVHYDLDKVIGDYDVVYMLRIQKERQTGGLIPSSREYTALFGLTKERVTRMKPGAVVMHPGPINRGVELDYDVADSERSLILNQVTNGEAIRMAVLFLLSGREEE
- the carA gene encoding glutamine-hydrolyzing carbamoyl-phosphate synthase small subunit, translating into MKSKKRAMLALENGKVFRGYNFGAEGESAGEVVFNTAMTGYQEVLTDPSYHRQIVTMTYPLIGNYGVNPEDYESSHPWVAGFIVKEYCPYPSNFRMNESLGDFLARFGIIGLEGIDTRELVRIIRNKGAMRGILSTVDFDPESLVAKAKASPLMVGADLAKEVTCSEPYYVLETEESAARHAKLRDIKAYHADFVRVSQEMFVRSRLPLVIAFDYGIKYNILRKLVGRGVKVMVVPAGTSAAEVLALNPDGIFLSNGPGDPEAVSYAIETIKILAGKKPLFGICLGHQLLGIALGGETYKLKFGHRGENQPVMDTSTGKVEISSQNHGFSLTPGSIPSDEAVITHMNLNDGTIEGLYADHREAFSVQYHPESSPGPHDSDYLFDRFIGMIKKTSPGLRPPSPK